The genomic stretch TTCCAGCTCAAGTTGACGTAATTGATTGGTTTTCCGTCATTTTTCACGAAAATATACTCTTGTAATTTGCACTTCCTAACGTTAAAGCAGTGTTTTGGTGCAACGATGCAGGATTACCTTCAAAGCGCAGGAAAATCTGCTGCACCGCGTTAAATCCCAAATTGCCTTTCTGCGCTTTCCATATATATGCCAAATCTTTCCTACCAAATAAAAAAAGGACGTCTATAAACTATAAGACGCCCTCAGTAAATCGAATTATTCTTGAACTAATTTCAATGTTTCTCTTGCAATCATTAGTTCTTCATTTGTTGGAATTACTAATGATCTTACTTTTGCATTAGGTGATGAAAAATCTCTTTCAGTACTTCTACATTTATTAAGCTCAACATCAACTTCTACACCTAAATATGTTAAATACTTACATACATTTTCTCTCATATCACCATTGTTTTCACCAAGACCAGCAGTAAAGACAACTGCATCTATTCCATTCATGGAAGCTGCATATGATCCAATGTATTTTGCTACTCTGTATTCAAAAACATCCATAGCTAATTTAGCTTGTGCATGTCCATCAGCGATCGCATCTTCAATATCTCTAAAGTCACTTGAATATAAGGATAATCCTAAAATACCTGATTTTTTATTTAATAGGTCAATAACTTGGTCTAAACTAATACCTTCTTTATTCGCAAGGAATTGAATAATTGCTGGATCGATATCACCACTTCTTGTTCCCATTAGTAAGCCTTCAAGAGGAGTGAATCCCATACTTGTATCAATAGATTTACCACCATCAACTGCACAAATACTTGCACCATTTCCAAGGTGACACACAACTATTTTAAGGTCTTCGATATTTTTACCTAAAAACTCAGCAGTTCTGTTTGCAACATACTTGTGAGATGTTCCATGAAAACCGTATCTTCTAAGCTTGTATTTTTTGTAATAGTCATAAGATATACCGTATAAATATGCTTTATCAGGCATTGTTTGATGGAAAGCAGTATCAAATACGCCAACCATTGGTACATTTGGCATTAATTGTTTGAAAATATCAATTCCAATAAGATTTGCTGGATTATGCAATGGTGCAAGCTCACAACACGCTTCTACAGCTTCAATAACCTCATCCGTAATAATATTTGATCCTGAGAAGAATTCACCACCATGAACAATACGATGTCCAATAGCTTTTATTTCATCCATGCTTTTAATTACACCATATTCTGTAGAAACGAGTGCATCTAATACATAGGAAACAGCGTCTTTATGATTGGCCATTGGGCCTTCAATTGTAATTGCTTTCTTTCCCTGTGGTTTATGTTTAATTTTTGAACCTTCAATACCTATTCTGTCACAAATACCCACTGCTAAGACAGTTTCGTTACTCATATCAAGTAATTGATACTTAAGTGATGAACTTCCACAATTAATAACTAAAATATTCAAAATGATGTTCTCCTTTTTTGGTAGCTTATTGTTATTATTTATCTTGTGCTTGAACAGCTGTTATTGCAACAACACCTACAATATCTTCTGCAGTACAACCTCTAGATAAATCGTTTACTGGTTTTGCTATACCTTGTGTAATTGGTCCGTATGCTTCTGCCTTTGCTAATCTTTCCACTATTTTATAACTAATATTACCTGAATCTAAATCAGGGAATACCAATACATTTGCATTTCCTGCAACGGGATTACCTGGTGCTTTTGATGCCCCAACACTTGGAACAATAGCAGCATCTAACTGGAATTCACCATCTAGTTTCACATTAGGGTATGCTTCCTTTGCCAGTTTTGTCGCTGATGTTACTTTATCTACGTCAGCATGCGCTGCACTACCCATTGTAGAATGCGATAACATCGCAACGATTGCTTCTTGACCTACCAATTGTTCGAATGATTTAGCTGAACTTCCAGCAATTGAAGCCAATTCTTCTGCTGTAGGATTTTGAACCAAGCCACAATCTGAAAATACAAAAGTTCCATTTGCTCCAAATTCACAATTAGGAACAACCATAACAAAAAATGAAGATACCAATTTTGTTCCAGGTGCTGTTTTAAGAATTTGTAAGGATGGTCTAAGTACATTTGCAGTTGAATTAACTGCACCTGCAACCATACCATCAGCCATTTCTTCTTTAACCATCATAACACCTAAAAATAATGGATCTTCTGTTAATAGCTTTTCTGCTTGCTCTGCTGTCATACCTTTGCTTTTTCTAAGTTCAACTAAAGCATCAACATATTCGTTCATTTTTTCAAAGGACTTTGGATCAATAAATGTTGCAGCATTTAAATCTAAGCCTTCGCTTACCTTAAGGATTTCGACTTTATTACCAATTAGAATAATATTGGCAATGCCTTCTTCAAGGATTTGATGGGCCGCTTCAACAGTTCTTCTTTCTAGAGATTCTGGAAGAACGATTGTTTGCTTATTTGTTCTTGCTCTGTCTTTTATCGTATTAATAAAGCTCACGATGATACCCCTTTCATTTCTTGTAATAGTTTATATTTAAACAAAATTTCACTTCACGTTTATACAACCACTTCTATTATAATAAACTTGTTCTTTGTATACAATGATTATTTTGCATTTTCTTGTTCTTTTTTTAATACAACTAACTTATGCTGGTCAGAAATTGCTTCGTTTTTATGAAAAACCAGAAACTCCTATGAGTAATTTGTTGCAATTGACATGATATTATTCTATAGTGGATATGAATGGTAGATTTTGTTAAGCAAATCTTACAGATATAACTTTAAAGGGGTATTAAGATGAATGTTGTTGGATTAATTACGGAGTATAATCCTTTTCATAAGGGACATCTTTATCATGTTGAGGAAGCAAAAAAGATCACAGGTTCCGATTATTGTATTGCAGTAATGAGTGGAAACTTTGTTCAAAGAGGAGACCCTGCAGTAGTAAACAAATGGGTGCGGGCTAAAAGCGCTTTGGACAGTGGTATTGATATGGTAATTGAGATTCCCGTACATTACGCAACAGCGAGTGCAGAATTTTTTTCTACTGCTTCTGTTGCTCTTCTTCATAATACTGGAATTGTAAATAGTATTTGTTTTGGAAGTGAAGAAGGAAACCTAGATACACTGGACTCAATTGCTGATTTATTAGCGAACGAACCTGAATCCTATAAGGTATGGTTGGCCCATTATTTGGATAAAGGATTTAATTATCCTACTGCTCGATCGAAAGCTTTGAAAAAGTATTTTCCTCACAACTTTGAAGATGTAATAAACTCACCAAATAACATATTGGGCATTGAATATTTGAAGGCTTTGAAGCGATTAAATTCCAAGATGAGTCCTTTTACAATAAAGCGAGTTGGGGCTGGATATCATGATGAAAGCTCAAGTGCACCTGTAGTATCTGCTACAGCAATAAGAAAACAATTAAAAGCGAATACAGAAGGGTCTGTAGTATTAGAGAGTATGTTGCCTACTAGTTCACTTGTTCATCTAAGAGAAGCTATAGACGGCAATATTGCTCCAATATTTCCCAATGATTTCTTTCCTTTGTTAAAATATAAGCTACTTACTACACATCCTAGCGAGTTGTGTAAGGTTCTTGATATTACTGAGGGTCTTGAAAATAGAATTCTATCAGCAATTTCTCAAGCTAACTCCATCGAAGTGCTTTTAGATATGGTAACTACAAAGAGATATACAAGAACAAAGATTAATAGAGCTTTGATTCACATTCTATTGGATATCGATAAGAAACCCTTTCAAACCTTCAATCACAATGGTTATTCCCAGTATATTAAGGTACTAGGATTCAACAAAAAGGCTCAGCATTTAATGAAACAAATGAAGGACTATGCAACCTTACCTATTATAACAAATGTAAAGGCTTCTTCAATGAGTTTAACATCCTTACAGAAGAAAATGCTAGATGATGAAATAAGAGCTACTAACATTTATAACACAATAGTGCTTAGTAAATTCAATCAAATTGTTAAAAATGATTATACCCAACCTGTTATTTTAACATAGTCAGAATAAATGATATAGACTAAGACTATAATGAAATAAAAAGTGTGTTTATAAAATGACGAAAAAAAATGTAATGATGTATATACTTATTATATTTGCATTAATAGTCCTACTTCGGTTTCCTAATGAAAGCATCGCTGCTGGAAAAGAAGGCTTGTTGCTTTGGTTTAATGTCATCATTCCTACCCTGTTCCCGTTTATGATTCTTTCCTATATAATTCTGCATTCACCAATTATTGATGTGATTAATAAAGTGTTTACTCCATTTTTCAAAGTACTATTTGGAGTGTCTGGAGTTGCGTCTTATGTTCTCATAATGGGTATCTTATCTGGGTATCCTATGGGGGCAATTTTAATCAATGATTTGGTTACCTCTAAAAAACTCTCAGCAAATGAAGGTAGTTATTTATTAACCTTTTGCAACAATCCAAGTCCCATGTTTGTTATTGGATTTGTTGCCTCCGCTCAGCTTTGTAACCCTAAACTTGGATTGCCTTTACTCCTTAGTATCTATTCAGGAAACTTTATAACATCGATGCTTTTCAAAAAATCTTATCCATTGACTTACAGGCCTACCCATGTGGCTCATAAACCAAACATAAATTTATCTTTTACATATATTGATGATTGTATGGCTCAAACAGCTAAAGTACTGCTGAAAGTTGGCGGCTACATCATACTTTTTTCAATTCCGACGTTGCTACTCTCAACTTTACCTATACAACATATTAGCTTTAAATTTCTAATTAGTACCCTTGATCTTACTAATGGTATTCATTTGCTAGTACATTCTTCCTGCAATCAACTATTGAAATATGCACTACTATCTTCTTTATGTGCTTTTGGTTCTTTATCCGTTGTTGGTCAAACTGCAAGCGTATTAAAAAGCTCTGGATTACCAATTAATAGATATTTTTTTTCAAAGATAATAAATGGGTCGATAACTTTTGTTTGTGCAATCATAATATTTGAATTGTATTTGCAAAATTAAACAGTTTAAGATAATACAAATAAGTAGATTTTGTATTTAGAAAGGTTGTTTAATAATATTACTGTTAACTTCTGAAATGAATATTGGCAACGACTATATATGGTCATATGGTCAATACACCAGACTGTCGACAAAAGCATTTTTTCTGATAAGTATATTCATTATTAGGAAGTAAGTGTTCATTTTTCTGGCCTTACCCTTCGGCCGGTCTAGCGAAAAATGAACACTTACTTCCTTTGGTATTAATCTTGAGGAAAAATGCTTTTATCTCTGTTTCGTTAATTGATAATTAATTTCATGGTAAACAACCTAAGGCATTGACTATGTATGGTCAATGCCTTAGGTTGTTTACTATGAAATTTTCACATGCACAGCAGAAAAGTTAGTTCTTATAAGTACAATCCTCAAAGTATATTATGTTGGTATTATCTTTTTTTACCGGTTCTTCGTACTTGTAGTTCTTGACGATTATTTTCTAGGGCTACGAGCTGTCTCTGCATATATTCTTCAAATTTTTCAAAATGTTGATTAGATTGTTGTAGTGTATCCTTAACAGCAACCTCAAGCTGAGCAATTAATTCATCCACATATTCATATGCTCCAAGCTTCATTTCCTTAGCTGTATTTTTCGCCTCGTCCATTACAACTTCTGCCTCAACATAAGCCTTTTGAACAATTTCATGATCATTCACTAATTTTGTTACTCTAAGCTCGGCATCCTTTTCAGCACTATTTGCAGCTTGCGACGCTTCTGACAGAATCTTTTCTCTTTCATCTAGAACTCTTTCTGCTTTTTTTATTTCTTCAGGTAATTTAAGCCTTAAATCAGTCATAAATTCATATATAACCTCAATATCTACCATTAACTTATTTGAAATTGGTACTTTTTTACAAGTATCAAAATAACCTTCCATCTCATCAATTAAATTGAAAATGTTATTCACTTAACTCGCCTCCAATTGCATTTATTTTTCTATCGACTATTTGTTTAAGCTCTTCATTTTTTTTATTTAAGTAATGAACAACTAATGGGGGAACCATCTTACTAGTATCTCCATTATATCTTGCAACCTCTTTAACAATGCTTGAACTTAAAAAGGAATATTCATTTCTAGTAACTAGAAATATTGTTTCAATATTACTATCAAGACTATAATTCGTTTGAGCTAGTTGAATTTCATATTCAAAATCCGAAATCGCTCTAAATCCCCTAATAATAACTGATGCATTCTGCTCTTTAACAAAATCTACTAGCAATCCCGAAAATGATTTAACCTCGATGTTATTTAAATCGAATGTTAATTCTTGGAGAATTTTAACTCGTTCCTCTGTAGAAAATAAGGGACTCTTCTGACTATTGTTTAATACTCCAACTATTAGGTGATCAACTAATTTTGCACCTCTTATTATAATGTCAAGATGCCCATAAGTAGCAGGATCAAAACTACCCGGATAAACGCCTATTCTCATGCCAACACTCCTTCTCATGTAATGATGCGTTTAAATGGCGGAAGCCACTTTTTTGTTGATAAGTAAAGTCTTACTATTGAAATTGGAAAAGCGGCAGAAGTGTAACAAGAATTATAACTCAGCACAGCCGATTTTCTTGATAAACACAAACTTACTAGTCTTAAAAATCTTTTCTTTATATATTACATAATCCTCATACTCTTCCAGGAAATCAAAGGAAGTGTGAGATGAACATTCACAAATAATCAGACCATCTTCTTGAAGTAAACTATAGGAACATAATTCTCTAAGAAGCTTTTCTTCAAAGCCTTTGTTGAAAGGTGGATCAAAAAAAATAATATCTAAGCTTATACCTCGTTCTCTTAACACCTTCAATGCTTGCATAAAATCTAATTTTATGATATCAGCATGATCAAACAATTTCGTATGCTTCAAATTTTGTTCAATACACTTCAAGGCACTTTGAGAATTTTCTACAAAATAAGCTTTTTTTGCTCCTCTACTTAGTGCTTCAATACCAATTGCACCACTACCACTAAATATATCCATAAAAAGGCAGCCTGGTAATCTATGTTGAAGCATATTAAATAGTGTTTCTTTCGTTCTATCAAGCGTTGGCCTTACATCTTGGCCTTCTGGTGCAACAAGACTTAAGCTTCTTGCTGTTCCTGCTATTACTCTCATTACATCATTCCTTCAATTATGCTATTTTTATGCATATATTATATATATTAACCTAAACCGTTGAATTGTCAATGTTTTTTTAGCTTAATAGGCCATTTGCCCTAAAAACAAAATTTCAAATAAAATCAGCTGATAGATATCAAATCCTTAATATCTGCTCTATTCCTCTGTTCCTAGTCAATAACAAAAAGGCAGTTCTTGACATGATTGTTTTCATATTAAGAACTGCCTTATGTATAAATAATACTATTAATTATACTCTAGACAAATATTCACCTGTTCTAGTATCGACCTTAATTTTGTCGTCAATTTCTACAAATAATGGCACATAAACTGTTGCACCTGTTTCAACTATTGCTGGCTTAGTTGCACCTGAGGAAGTATCTCCTTTAAATCCAGGCTCAGTATGTGTAATTACTAGCTCTGCGAAAAGTGGTGGTTCAACTCCAAAAACAGAACCGTTATGTGAAAGGATTTTAACTACATTGTTTTCCTTCACAAACTTAAGTGCGTCACCTAGTTGATCTTCTGTTAAACCAATTTGCTCATATGTTTCAATGTCCATAAAATGGAAAATTTCTCCATCTTTATACAAATACTCCATATCTTTTCTGTCGATGCGAGCTTTTGGCATCTTTTCATTAGGTCTAAAAGTTTTCTCAATAACTGCACCATTTTTTAAATTTCTAATTTTTGTACGAACAAAAGCAGCACCTTTACCTGGTTTTACATGTTGAAATTCTATTACTGTATATATATTTCCTTCATATTCCATGGTAACGCCATTTCTAAATTCACCAGCAGTAATCATAGTAAAATTTCCTCCTTACCCAAAGGGGTATTATAAAATAATTTCACGAATTCGTGAATATCATGCGAAGATCATTATTTGAAAGTTCTCACATATTTTGTCTTATATAGTTTAAATCAAAACGACAATTTTTTCAAGGTTTTTTTATTTCCGATTGTTTAAAGTTCGATTAATGTTTTTTCTGAATGAGTAAAGCTTTCATATCCATTCTCTTTGACACACACAAGATCTTCTATTCTTACTCCACCAAAATCGGGAATATAAATACCCGGTTCAACTGTGACCATCATATTTTGTTGAAGCTTTGTAAAGCCCTTTGGAGCTAATCTTGGATTTTCATGTACATTTAGCCCAAGGCTATGACCTAAACCATGCCCAAAATTCTCTGTATATCCCGCTTCATAAATTATAGTTCTAGCAACACTATCCACTTCTTGGCCAGTAAGCCCAGCTCTTAAAATCTCCAACGCCATTTTTTGAGCCTTTAATACAGTATTGTAAATCTTTTTTTGTTTGTCACTTGCTAACCCCATTACTACTGTTCTTGTCATGTCTGAACAATATCCATCATAAATACAACCAAAATCCATTGTAATAAAATCGCCCTTTTCTATCTTCTTACTTGTTGGCTGTGCATGGCAAAGAGATGAATTCTTCCCTGATGCCACGATTGTATCAAAGGACAATTTTCGCCCACCATTTTTCTTCATAAAATACTCTAATTCTAGAGCAATCTCTATTTCAGAAACACCTACTTTCATGAGAGGCAAAATATGTTCAAAAGCTCCATCTGCAATAAAGGCAGCTTCTTTTATACAAGCCAATTCACCTTCATCTTTAATCATCCTTATTTCTTCAACGATATCAATTGTTTCTATTAACTCCATATTGGGAAGTGCATCCTTCAGAGCTTTATATTGGCTATAAGATACTACTCCTGCCTCAAATCCAATATTTTTTGATCCTTCCTCTAAAATTATATTTTCAAAATTCTTAAGAATCCCCAATGCACTATGATCTAACACATTAAAACCGTGACATTGATTTGCTGCTTGTTCCATGTATCTAAAATCTGTTAATAGAATTTTTTTAGTGCTACTTATATATAAATAACCTGATGAACCAGTAAAGCCTGACAGATATCTTCTGTTCGTATCGTCATGAATAATCATAGCATCTATATTCAGTTGTTTTATCTTTGTTTGCAGTGACTTAATTCTAGTATCCATAATCCTCCATTATTGTGTCAATACTTGCTTGAAGTATTCAAGTGCTTCTATGTAGCCTTTAATGCCTTTTCCATATATTTGTTTCACGCAAACATCTTTTATGACAGAAATTTTTCTAAAATCTTCTCTTACATAAATATTGGAAATGTGCATTTCTATTGTAGGAATCATAATTGATGCAATTGCATCTCTAATTGCATAACTATAATGTGTATAAGCGCCAGGATTTATGATTACACCGTCTACTCCATCGTGATAACATTGCTGGAGTCGGTCTATAATACCACCTTCGCTGTTAGATTGAAATACCTCTACCAAAAGGTCTTCCTTTTTAGCGTAATCTAAAATATAACTCACAACCTCATTATAATTTAATTTACCATAAACACTTTTTTCTCTAATTCCTAAAAAATTTAAATTAGGTCCATTGACAACGACAATTTTTTTCACTTAACTACTCCTTTACCCATTGCTAATTTTCAGTCATCAAACTACATTTTTATAGTAAGGAAATAATTTCATCAACTACATTATCAATACTCTTACCCGTTGTTTGAATAATAATGTTTGCCGCATTTAAATAGCTTGATTCTCTTTCATCAAGTAACTTCACTATCTTTTCCTCAACATTATCTCCCTTTAATAATGGTCTTTTTGTATCGTCTTTTAAGTTTTGAATTATTTGCGTACTGTCAGTATGCAAGAAAACTACAGTTCCAATTTCTTTTAGTAAGATTCTATTTTCTTCCCTTAATACAATCCCACCACCTGTGGAGATGATACTACTTTCCTTGTTCAGTAAATTTTTAAGATACTCCGTCTCTAATTGCCTAAAGTACTCTTCTCCCTTTAGCTCAAAAATCTCTTGTATCGAGGTTCCTTCACCTTTCTCAATTTCTATGTCCATATCCATCCAATTAACCTCAAGTCGTTGAGCTAATATTTTACCAATAGTAGATTTTCCACTGCCCATAAAGCCAATTAAAATAACATTTCGCATTCTATCACCATCACTTTATATTTTATCGGGAATAAATATAATCATTAAAAAGTTTAAAGCATTTTTCAATTATTGGTTGCGGAATAATTACATCATTCCATATTTGAAAGGCTTTAACTGCTTGAAAATACAGCATACTTAAACCATTTAATGACTTAACTCCGTTTTCTCTAGCTAGACTTAAAAACATTGTCTCACTAGGGTTATAAATAGCATCTATGGCCCATTCTAGCTTATTAAAAAATGTTTTATCTACAATCGGGCTTTCGTGTATATTAGGATACATACCTATAGAAGTAGTTTGAATACAAATATGAACTACATCCAATTTTAGCAGGTCTGTATAATCTTGAACGTCTATCTCGATGTCAAAATATTTTTGTATAGATTTTTTCAAAGCATATGCCTTTTCAATGGTACGATTAACCAAGATAAGCTTCTTAGCCTTCTGCTGGGCACAGACTACTGCAACAGCCTTAGAGGCACCTCCTGCACCTAAAATGCACACTTCTTTATCCTCAAAAGATATGCCTTCTCTTTGACAAGACATTAAAAAGCCTTCAGCATCTGTATTATACCCAAATACTTGATCACCTGAATACTTGATTGTATTTACAGCTTCGATAATCTCAGCTTTTTGATCCAAAACATCTATATGTGGTAATACTTCAACTTTATATGGAACAGTAATATTATTTCCTGTTAAGTTCAGTGCCTTCGCACCTTTTATCGCATCTTCTAGTCGTCCATTTTCTACATGAAAGGGTACATATACCATATTAATCCCCATTTGTTCAGCAAACAAATTCTGAATAAAGGGCGACATGGTATGTTCCACAGGGTTACCAATCAAACCTAAAGTTTTCGTCTTACCATCGATATTAATCATTCTTCTTTCCTGCCTTCAAATACATATTGAAAATTATCTTTTCAGTTGAACGCTTGACTTTCGTAATCCACTCTTCCTTCACAGCGATAGGCTTGACTAGGATAGTCTTAACACCTAAACGATTGCCTCCCCATACGTCAGTAAACAATTGGTCACCGATAAAAACACTATTCTTAACTTCCGTGCCCATAAGACTCATTGCTTTTCTGAGGTTTCTTCGCATTGGTTTTAAAGCCTTGGGTACTGCAAAGACCTTCAAACGTTCGTTAAAGCGAAATACTCTTGTTTGGTTATTATTAGAAACCAAACATATTTTAAAGCCTTCGTTTTTTAATTGGGTAAATAAATCTATTATTTCTTGTGTGGGATGAGCAACGTCAAAAGGTACTAAAGTATTGTCAATATCAAACATTAGACCTTTGTAACCTTCATCCTTTAGTTTTTTATATTCTACTTCAAATATCGAATCATAAAATGCTGACGGAAAAAATCTTTCAAACATATTATCACCTTTCTTTCGATGCATTTTGTTTTTATCATAGATGGATTGTTAAGTAAATTACCTGCTTAGTTTTCCATTTGAGTAAAAAACAAATCAAAGTCATTATAACAATTTTGTAATATATATACAATTGTTTTTTTAGTAATTACTAAGTGACCTCAAAGATAATTCAAGTGTAAAAAAAGAAACTGACTTCAATAAGTCAGTTATTTATTTCTGAATTTTGCTTGCGTTTTTACATTAAGGTCGGATCCATCATTAATAAAGCTAAATTCTATTTCTATTGATCTAGCAGTTTCAAAAGATTCGTTACTTGTAGCATTGTTTTTTCCAGGTGTGAACCTCATAGAAATAATATTTATAGCAAATATACCCCGATCTATTGCTGACGATAAATCTGAATTTACAGATGTACTATACCTTATTTGATCATTTGATTTCATGGTAAATA from Firmicutes bacterium HGW-Firmicutes-1 encodes the following:
- a CDS encoding YqeG family HAD IIIA-type phosphatase, giving the protein MFERFFPSAFYDSIFEVEYKKLKDEGYKGLMFDIDNTLVPFDVAHPTQEIIDLFTQLKNEGFKICLVSNNNQTRVFRFNERLKVFAVPKALKPMRRNLRKAMSLMGTEVKNSVFIGDQLFTDVWGGNRLGVKTILVKPIAVKEEWITKVKRSTEKIIFNMYLKAGKKND
- the efp gene encoding elongation factor P; this translates as MITAGEFRNGVTMEYEGNIYTVIEFQHVKPGKGAAFVRTKIRNLKNGAVIEKTFRPNEKMPKARIDRKDMEYLYKDGEIFHFMDIETYEQIGLTEDQLGDALKFVKENNVVKILSHNGSVFGVEPPLFAELVITHTEPGFKGDTSSGATKPAIVETGATVYVPLFVEIDDKIKVDTRTGEYLSRV
- the aroQ gene encoding type II 3-dehydroquinate dehydratase; its protein translation is MKKIVVVNGPNLNFLGIREKSVYGKLNYNEVVSYILDYAKKEDLLVEVFQSNSEGGIIDRLQQCYHDGVDGVIINPGAYTHYSYAIRDAIASIMIPTIEMHISNIYVREDFRKISVIKDVCVKQIYGKGIKGYIEALEYFKQVLTQ
- a CDS encoding ATPase, yielding MNNIFNLIDEMEGYFDTCKKVPISNKLMVDIEVIYEFMTDLRLKLPEEIKKAERVLDEREKILSEASQAANSAEKDAELRVTKLVNDHEIVQKAYVEAEVVMDEAKNTAKEMKLGAYEYVDELIAQLEVAVKDTLQQSNQHFEKFEEYMQRQLVALENNRQELQVRRTGKKR
- a CDS encoding acetate kinase — its product is MNILVINCGSSSLKYQLLDMSNETVLAVGICDRIGIEGSKIKHKPQGKKAITIEGPMANHKDAVSYVLDALVSTEYGVIKSMDEIKAIGHRIVHGGEFFSGSNIITDEVIEAVEACCELAPLHNPANLIGIDIFKQLMPNVPMVGVFDTAFHQTMPDKAYLYGISYDYYKKYKLRRYGFHGTSHKYVANRTAEFLGKNIEDLKIVVCHLGNGASICAVDGGKSIDTSMGFTPLEGLLMGTRSGDIDPAIIQFLANKEGISLDQVIDLLNKKSGILGLSLYSSDFRDIEDAIADGHAQAKLAMDVFEYRVAKYIGSYAASMNGIDAVVFTAGLGENNGDMRENVCKYLTYLGVEVDVELNKCRSTERDFSSPNAKVRSLVIPTNEELMIARETLKLVQE
- the rsmD gene encoding 16S rRNA (guanine(966)-N(2))-methyltransferase RsmD — translated: MRVIAGTARSLSLVAPEGQDVRPTLDRTKETLFNMLQHRLPGCLFMDIFSGSGAIGIEALSRGAKKAYFVENSQSALKCIEQNLKHTKLFDHADIIKLDFMQALKVLRERGISLDIIFFDPPFNKGFEEKLLRELCSYSLLQEDGLIICECSSHTSFDFLEEYEDYVIYKEKIFKTSKFVFIKKIGCAEL
- a CDS encoding pantetheine-phosphate adenylyltransferase, which encodes MRIGVYPGSFDPATYGHLDIIIRGAKLVDHLIVGVLNNSQKSPLFSTEERVKILQELTFDLNNIEVKSFSGLLVDFVKEQNASVIIRGFRAISDFEYEIQLAQTNYSLDSNIETIFLVTRNEYSFLSSSIVKEVARYNGDTSKMVPPLVVHYLNKKNEELKQIVDRKINAIGGELSE
- a CDS encoding shikimate kinase gives rise to the protein MRNVILIGFMGSGKSTIGKILAQRLEVNWMDMDIEIEKGEGTSIQEIFELKGEEYFRQLETEYLKNLLNKESSIISTGGGIVLREENRILLKEIGTVVFLHTDSTQIIQNLKDDTKRPLLKGDNVEEKIVKLLDERESSYLNAANIIIQTTGKSIDNVVDEIISLL
- the aroE gene encoding shikimate dehydrogenase → MINIDGKTKTLGLIGNPVEHTMSPFIQNLFAEQMGINMVYVPFHVENGRLEDAIKGAKALNLTGNNITVPYKVEVLPHIDVLDQKAEIIEAVNTIKYSGDQVFGYNTDAEGFLMSCQREGISFEDKEVCILGAGGASKAVAVVCAQQKAKKLILVNRTIEKAYALKKSIQKYFDIEIDVQDYTDLLKLDVVHICIQTTSIGMYPNIHESPIVDKTFFNKLEWAIDAIYNPSETMFLSLARENGVKSLNGLSMLYFQAVKAFQIWNDVIIPQPIIEKCFKLFNDYIYSR
- a CDS encoding nucleotidyltransferase, with translation MNVVGLITEYNPFHKGHLYHVEEAKKITGSDYCIAVMSGNFVQRGDPAVVNKWVRAKSALDSGIDMVIEIPVHYATASAEFFSTASVALLHNTGIVNSICFGSEEGNLDTLDSIADLLANEPESYKVWLAHYLDKGFNYPTARSKALKKYFPHNFEDVINSPNNILGIEYLKALKRLNSKMSPFTIKRVGAGYHDESSSAPVVSATAIRKQLKANTEGSVVLESMLPTSSLVHLREAIDGNIAPIFPNDFFPLLKYKLLTTHPSELCKVLDITEGLENRILSAISQANSIEVLLDMVTTKRYTRTKINRALIHILLDIDKKPFQTFNHNGYSQYIKVLGFNKKAQHLMKQMKDYATLPIITNVKASSMSLTSLQKKMLDDEIRATNIYNTIVLSKFNQIVKNDYTQPVILT
- the pta gene encoding phosphate acetyltransferase; the protein is MSFINTIKDRARTNKQTIVLPESLERRTVEAAHQILEEGIANIILIGNKVEILKVSEGLDLNAATFIDPKSFEKMNEYVDALVELRKSKGMTAEQAEKLLTEDPLFLGVMMVKEEMADGMVAGAVNSTANVLRPSLQILKTAPGTKLVSSFFVMVVPNCEFGANGTFVFSDCGLVQNPTAEELASIAGSSAKSFEQLVGQEAIVAMLSHSTMGSAAHADVDKVTSATKLAKEAYPNVKLDGEFQLDAAIVPSVGASKAPGNPVAGNANVLVFPDLDSGNISYKIVERLAKAEAYGPITQGIAKPVNDLSRGCTAEDIVGVVAITAVQAQDK